In Musa acuminata AAA Group cultivar baxijiao chromosome BXJ2-8, Cavendish_Baxijiao_AAA, whole genome shotgun sequence, one genomic interval encodes:
- the LOC103995292 gene encoding uncharacterized protein LOC103995292 isoform X1, whose amino-acid sequence MGTREDRCFFPLTSLQIGDLQSYLSRLTLFLPIRSQKFFILVDNRPWLIDQDSRAAHLWQLMVTKSRLSPFANTRAARVTRRDIGKILEFTNSSRSLSITRNRLRRWFSLIDTALSQKKKLLHVKKLKASFLFNKELHCTLYGFIVFEVQWAHVRGINYINELQTDTSMALEAKLMKRWEFDSIEQSCSCISSWYTGTCNEINLLREYLESISNKGDVFYDAREDPFTTAEMRENLHSADEFHEEKHNCSYSNFIPMLERMEDSGSPYTPPVCGPYKRRKIMKSSVGSDTDEVSEEAYSEIVSSPTVSESSSCSSSCESEHASLVFEASTYKDVLILFRFDDHDLPFKLKEIIMADLRLLTLLEYGLPSWVIFLQSYPVFCKIYRPWMCPLARALYVLISITTVLIGFYDLYKNVPILKATASSLFGPFFDWIESWEMISRIKYLGTILFLHNCEKAFKWFLMVARATKSLLSVLTKPIAGPIMELFEFVFPIWNVCFDTVESLSLIVWNMLSSSCSMIITILDIIIWPFWFIFSTLWSIAAYVIYPLVWLLWEIVIAPARLILAIASYVGILLTNIYYVLEGTWSSIGALFQLASVSEATVVTYEVPVWRSLWNDIFSKVFRAIRSIFYGFVAFFTTCNRHRLSIYNHMLEFLHRFSHSTSRRSKSDQVRKKGRNQSPLQESENLTATCSLQTPDKLRRRQARRRTHET is encoded by the exons GGATTTGCAGTCCTATCTCTCACGTTTGACTCTCTTTTTGCCGATAAGAAGTCAGAAGTTCTTTATCCTTGTTGATAACCGTCCATGGTTGATTGACCAGGATTCACGAGCTGCTCACTTGTGGCAGTTAATGGTTACTAAG TCTAGGTTATCTCCTTTTGCAAACACCAGAGCTGCTAGAGTGACAAGAagagatattggaaagattttaGAGTTTACAAATAGCTCTAGATCCCTTTCCATCACTAGAAACAGATTGCGCAGATGGTTCTCACTGATCGATACTGCTTTAAGTCAAAAGAAAAAGTTGCTCCATGTCAAGAAACTGAAGGCCTCATTCCTCTTCAATAAGGAGTTGCACTGTACATTGTATGGATTCATTGTTTTCGAAGTACAATGGGCTCATGTGCGTGGTATCAACTACATCAATGAACTGCAG ACTGATACGTCAATGGCATTGGAAGCTAAATTGATGAAAAGGTGGGAATTTGATAGTATTGAACAGTCTTGTAGCTGCATTTCTTCCTGGTATACAGGGACCTGCAATGAGATTAATCTGCTTCGGGAGTATTTAGAAAGTATCTCCAACAAAG GAGATGTGTTTTACGATGCTCGGGAAGATCCTTTTACCACTGCTGAAATGAGGGAAAATCTTCACAGTGCTGACGAATTCCATGAGGAAAAACATAATTGTAGTTATTCTAATTTTATCCCTATGCTTGAAAGAATGGAAGATTCAGGTTCACCCTACACACCACCTGTTTGTGGGCCATACAAGCGAAGAAAGATAATGAAATCAAGTGTGGGCAGTGACACTGATGAAGTTTCTGAGGAAGCATACAGCGAAATTGTGAGCTCACCAACAGTTTCTGAGTCCTCGTCTTGTTCGTCCAGTTGTGAAAGTGAGCATGCTAGTTTAGTTTTTGAGGCTAGCACTTACAAGGATGTGCTCATCTTATTCAGATTTGATGATCATGATCTCCCATTTAAGCTTAAGGAAATAATTATGGCTGACTTGAGGCTACTTACATTATTGGAGTATGGACTTCCTTCATGGGTCATTTTTCTCCAGTCCTACCCAGTATTTTGCAAAATATATCGTCCATGGATGTGTCCTCTAGCAAGGGCCTTATATGTCTTGATTTCTATAACCACTGTCCTCATAGGTTTCTATGACCTATATAAGAATGTTCCCATACTAAAGGCAACTGCATCAAGCTTATTTGGGCCATTCTTCGATTGGATAGAATCTTGGGAAATGATTTCAAGGATCAAGTACCTGGGGACTATACTATTTCTTCATAACTGTGAGAAAGCTTTCAAGTGGTTCCTGATGGTTGCACGTGCTACTAAGTCATTATTATCAGTTTTGACCAAGCCAATTGCGGGTCCAATTATGGAACTTTTTGAATTTGTCTTCCCCATCTGGAATGTATGTTTTGATACAGTAGAAAGCTTAAGTTTGATTGTTTGGAACATGTTATCCTCTTCATGCAGCATGATCATAACTATATTGGATATCATTATTTGGCCTTTCTGGTTCATCTTTTCTACTTTATGGAGTATAG CGGCATATGTTATATACCCATTAGTTTGGCTCCTCTGGGAAATTGTTATAGCCCCTGCCCGCTTAATTCTTGCAATAGCAAGTTATGTTGGGATACTTCTCACCAACATCTACTACGTACTAGAAGGAACCTGGTCATCTATAGGCGCTTTGTTTCAGCTTGCTTCTGTATCTGAAGCAACAGTAGTTACCTATGAAGTTCCAGTTTGGCGGTCACTTTGGAATGATATATTTTCCAAG GTATTTCGAGCAATTCGAAGCATTTTTTATGGTTTTGTTGCTTTCTTTACAACTTGCAACAGACACCGACTAAG CATCTACAACCACATGCTTGAGTTTCTCCATCGTTTTTCTCATTCCACCTCAAGACGTTCCAAATCCGACCAAGttaggaagaagggaagaaaccAAAGCCCT TTACAGGAAAGTGAAAATTTAACAGCTAC ATGCAGCTTGCAGACACCAGATAAACTTCGTCGAAGGCAGGCAAGGCGGCGAACACATGAAACATAG
- the LOC103995291 gene encoding endoglucanase 7 — protein sequence MVIRSMKKEGRQQRSGSRDLYSCFVSVTAILWVVLPVAAAKAFDYKDALSKSLLYFEAQRSGRLPYGQRVTWRGHSGLTDGLQQGVDLVGGYYDAGDHVKFGLPMAFTITMLSWSVIEYGDEIAAAGEYHHALEAIKWGTDYFIKAHTHPYVLWAEVGDGDTDHYCWQRPEDMTTPRQAYKIDTENPGSDVAGETAAAMAAASIVFRKSDAHYSHLLLHHAQKLFEFADKYRGKYDSSIREAKSYYPSWSGYEDELLWAALWLHKATGTPQYVEYVVSNGEGFGGTGWAMTEFSWDAKYAGIQILASKLLSVGNFSAAQRHVLKQYESKGEHYICACLSKNNGTNLHRTPGGMLFVRQWNNMQYVSSAAFLLIAYSDNLKEARRDVLRCTAGAVRPQELVELATSQVDYILGDNPMGISYLVGYGRKYPMRVHHRGSSIVSYKRSKGFIGCMQGYYDWYGRRGQNPNVVTGALVGGPDSHDRFSDHRGNYMQTEACTYNTAPLVGVLAKLHQQMSHQYVKEMTTSSSPSYLEFA from the exons ATGGTGATCAGAAGCATGAAGAAGGAGGGCAGGCAGCAGAGAAGCGGTAGCAGAGATCTTTACTCGTGCTTCGTATCGGTTACGGCCATTCTTTGGGTCGTCCTCCCTGTTGCCGCTGCCAAGGCTTTTGACTACAAGGATGCCCTGTCGAAAAGCCTCCTCTACTTCGAGGCCCAGCGATCCGGCCGCCTTCCCTACGGCCAGCGTGTCACTTGGCGCGGCCATTCCGGCCTCACCGATGGCCTCCAACAAGGA GTAGATCTGGTAGGGGGATACTATGATGCTGGAGACCATGTCAAGTTCGGCCTGCCGATGGCCTTCACGATCACGATGCTGTCGTGGAGCGTCATCGAGTACGGCGACGAGATTGCGGCTGCTGGCGAGTACCATCACGCTCTGGAGGCCATCAAGTGGGGGACGGATTACTTCATCAAAGCCCACACCCATCCCTATGTCCTGTGGGCGGAG GTGGGAGACGGCGACACGGACCATTACTGCTGGCAAAGGCCGGAGGACATGACAACGCCGAGGCAAGCATACAAGATCGACACGGAGAACCCTGGATCAGACGTCGCGGGGGAGACCGCCGCCGCCATGGCCGCAGCTTCCATCGTCTTCCGCAAATCCGACGCGCATTACTCCCACCTCTTGTTGCATCACGCTCAAAAG CTGTTTGAGTTTGCGGACAAGTATCGGGGGAAGTACGACAGCAGCATCCGGGAGGCGAAGAGTTACTACCCGTCGTGGAGCGGGTACGAGGACGAGCTGCTTTGGGCCGCGCTTTGGCTACACAAGGCGACAGGGACGCCGCAGTATGTGGAGTATGTGGTGAGCAATGGCGAAGGATTCGGAGGAACGGGGTGGGCGATGACGGAGTTCAGCTGGGATGCCAAGTACGCTGGTATTCAGATACTGGCTTCCAAG CTTTTGTCGGTAGGAAATTTTTCGGCGGCGCAAAGACATGTACTGAAGCAATACGAATCGAAGGGGGAGCACTACATCTGCGCTTGCCTCAGCAAGAACAACGGCACCAACCTGCACCGCACGCCCGGTGGCATGCTCTTCGTCCGCCAGTGGAACAACATGCAGTACGTCTCGAGCGCCGCCTTCCTCCTCATCGCGTACTCTGACAACCTGAAGGAAGCACGCAGGGACGTACTCCGATGCACGGCCGGGGCTGTCAGGCCCCAAGAACTGGTGGAGCTCGCCACGTCGCAGGTCGACTACATTCTCGGCGACAATCCCATGGGCATCAGCTACTTGGTGGGGTACGGCCGCAAGTACCCCATGCGGGTGCACCACCGGGGGTCCTCGATCGTGTCCTACAAAAGGAGCAAAGGCTTCATCGGGTGCATGCAGGGGTACTACGACTGGTACGGGCGGCGGGGGCAGAACCCTAACGTGGTCACCGGGGCTCTCGTCGGCGGCCCCGACTCCCACGACAGGTTCAGCGATCACCGGGGGAATTACATGCAGACGGAGGCCTGCACGTACAACACGGCCCCGTTGGTGGGTGTGCTGGCGAAGCTTCATCAACAGATGTCCCATCAATACGTGAAAGAGATGACGACTTCGTCGTCCCCCTCGTACTTGGAGTTCGCTTGA
- the LOC103995292 gene encoding uncharacterized protein LOC103995292 isoform X3, which translates to MGTREDRCFFPLTSLQIGDLQSYLSRLTLFLPIRSQKFFILVDNRPWLIDQDSRAAHLWQLMVTKSRLSPFANTRAARVTRRDIGKILEFTNSSRSLSITRNRLRRWFSLIDTALSQKKKLLHVKKLKASFLFNKELHCTLYGFIVFEVQWAHVRGINYINELQTDTSMALEAKLMKRWEFDSIEQSCSCISSWYTGTCNEINLLREYLESISNKGDVFYDAREDPFTTAEMRENLHSADEFHEEKHNCSYSNFIPMLERMEDSGSPYTPPVCGPYKRRKIMKSSVGSDTDEVSEEAYSEIVSSPTVSESSSCSSSCESEHASLVFEASTYKDVLILFRFDDHDLPFKLKEIIMADLRLLTLLEYGLPSWVIFLQSYPVFCKIYRPWMCPLARALYVLISITTVLIGFYDLYKNVPILKATASSLFGPFFDWIESWEMISRIKYLGTILFLHNCEKAFKWFLMVARATKSLLSVLTKPIAGPIMELFEFVFPIWNVCFDTVESLSLIVWNMLSSSCSMIITILDIIIWPFWFIFSTLWSIAAYVIYPLVWLLWEIVIAPARLILAIASYVGILLTNIYYVLEGTWSSIGALFQLASVSEATVVTYEVPVWRSLWNDIFSKVFRAIRSIFYGFVAFFTTCNRHRLSIYNHMLEFLHRFSHSTSRRSKSDQVRKKGRNQSPLQESENLTATLQTPDKLRRRQARRRTHET; encoded by the exons GGATTTGCAGTCCTATCTCTCACGTTTGACTCTCTTTTTGCCGATAAGAAGTCAGAAGTTCTTTATCCTTGTTGATAACCGTCCATGGTTGATTGACCAGGATTCACGAGCTGCTCACTTGTGGCAGTTAATGGTTACTAAG TCTAGGTTATCTCCTTTTGCAAACACCAGAGCTGCTAGAGTGACAAGAagagatattggaaagattttaGAGTTTACAAATAGCTCTAGATCCCTTTCCATCACTAGAAACAGATTGCGCAGATGGTTCTCACTGATCGATACTGCTTTAAGTCAAAAGAAAAAGTTGCTCCATGTCAAGAAACTGAAGGCCTCATTCCTCTTCAATAAGGAGTTGCACTGTACATTGTATGGATTCATTGTTTTCGAAGTACAATGGGCTCATGTGCGTGGTATCAACTACATCAATGAACTGCAG ACTGATACGTCAATGGCATTGGAAGCTAAATTGATGAAAAGGTGGGAATTTGATAGTATTGAACAGTCTTGTAGCTGCATTTCTTCCTGGTATACAGGGACCTGCAATGAGATTAATCTGCTTCGGGAGTATTTAGAAAGTATCTCCAACAAAG GAGATGTGTTTTACGATGCTCGGGAAGATCCTTTTACCACTGCTGAAATGAGGGAAAATCTTCACAGTGCTGACGAATTCCATGAGGAAAAACATAATTGTAGTTATTCTAATTTTATCCCTATGCTTGAAAGAATGGAAGATTCAGGTTCACCCTACACACCACCTGTTTGTGGGCCATACAAGCGAAGAAAGATAATGAAATCAAGTGTGGGCAGTGACACTGATGAAGTTTCTGAGGAAGCATACAGCGAAATTGTGAGCTCACCAACAGTTTCTGAGTCCTCGTCTTGTTCGTCCAGTTGTGAAAGTGAGCATGCTAGTTTAGTTTTTGAGGCTAGCACTTACAAGGATGTGCTCATCTTATTCAGATTTGATGATCATGATCTCCCATTTAAGCTTAAGGAAATAATTATGGCTGACTTGAGGCTACTTACATTATTGGAGTATGGACTTCCTTCATGGGTCATTTTTCTCCAGTCCTACCCAGTATTTTGCAAAATATATCGTCCATGGATGTGTCCTCTAGCAAGGGCCTTATATGTCTTGATTTCTATAACCACTGTCCTCATAGGTTTCTATGACCTATATAAGAATGTTCCCATACTAAAGGCAACTGCATCAAGCTTATTTGGGCCATTCTTCGATTGGATAGAATCTTGGGAAATGATTTCAAGGATCAAGTACCTGGGGACTATACTATTTCTTCATAACTGTGAGAAAGCTTTCAAGTGGTTCCTGATGGTTGCACGTGCTACTAAGTCATTATTATCAGTTTTGACCAAGCCAATTGCGGGTCCAATTATGGAACTTTTTGAATTTGTCTTCCCCATCTGGAATGTATGTTTTGATACAGTAGAAAGCTTAAGTTTGATTGTTTGGAACATGTTATCCTCTTCATGCAGCATGATCATAACTATATTGGATATCATTATTTGGCCTTTCTGGTTCATCTTTTCTACTTTATGGAGTATAG CGGCATATGTTATATACCCATTAGTTTGGCTCCTCTGGGAAATTGTTATAGCCCCTGCCCGCTTAATTCTTGCAATAGCAAGTTATGTTGGGATACTTCTCACCAACATCTACTACGTACTAGAAGGAACCTGGTCATCTATAGGCGCTTTGTTTCAGCTTGCTTCTGTATCTGAAGCAACAGTAGTTACCTATGAAGTTCCAGTTTGGCGGTCACTTTGGAATGATATATTTTCCAAG GTATTTCGAGCAATTCGAAGCATTTTTTATGGTTTTGTTGCTTTCTTTACAACTTGCAACAGACACCGACTAAG CATCTACAACCACATGCTTGAGTTTCTCCATCGTTTTTCTCATTCCACCTCAAGACGTTCCAAATCCGACCAAGttaggaagaagggaagaaaccAAAGCCCT TTACAGGAAAGTGAAAATTTAACAGCTAC CTTGCAGACACCAGATAAACTTCGTCGAAGGCAGGCAAGGCGGCGAACACATGAAACATAG
- the LOC103995292 gene encoding uncharacterized protein LOC103995292 isoform X2, whose translation MGTREDRCFFPLTSLQIGDLQSYLSRLTLFLPIRSQKFFILVDNRPWLIDQDSRAAHLWQLMVTKSRLSPFANTRAARVTRRDIGKILEFTNSSRSLSITRNRLRRWFSLIDTALSQKKKLLHVKKLKASFLFNKELHCTLYGFIVFEVQWAHVRGINYINELQTDTSMALEAKLMKRWEFDSIEQSCSCISSWYTGTCNEINLLREYLESISNKGDVFYDAREDPFTTAEMRENLHSADEFHEEKHNCSYSNFIPMLERMEDSGSPYTPPVCGPYKRRKIMKSSVGSDTDEVSEEAYSEIVSSPTVSESSSCSSSCESEHASLVFEASTYKDVLILFRFDDHDLPFKLKEIIMADLRLLTLLEYGLPSWVIFLQSYPVFCKIYRPWMCPLARALYVLISITTVLIGFYDLYKNVPILKATASSLFGPFFDWIESWEMISRIKYLGTILFLHNCEKAFKWFLMVARATKSLLSVLTKPIAGPIMELFEFVFPIWNVCFDTVESLSLIVWNMLSSSCSMIITILDIIIWPFWFIFSTLWSIAAYVIYPLVWLLWEIVIAPARLILAIASYVGILLTNIYYVLEGTWSSIGALFQLASVSEATVVTYEVPVWRSLWNDIFSKVFRAIRSIFYGFVAFFTTCNRHRLSIYNHMLEFLHRFSHSTSRRSKSDQVRKKGRNQSPDASWTVLTGRCSLQTPDKLRRRQARRRTHET comes from the exons GGATTTGCAGTCCTATCTCTCACGTTTGACTCTCTTTTTGCCGATAAGAAGTCAGAAGTTCTTTATCCTTGTTGATAACCGTCCATGGTTGATTGACCAGGATTCACGAGCTGCTCACTTGTGGCAGTTAATGGTTACTAAG TCTAGGTTATCTCCTTTTGCAAACACCAGAGCTGCTAGAGTGACAAGAagagatattggaaagattttaGAGTTTACAAATAGCTCTAGATCCCTTTCCATCACTAGAAACAGATTGCGCAGATGGTTCTCACTGATCGATACTGCTTTAAGTCAAAAGAAAAAGTTGCTCCATGTCAAGAAACTGAAGGCCTCATTCCTCTTCAATAAGGAGTTGCACTGTACATTGTATGGATTCATTGTTTTCGAAGTACAATGGGCTCATGTGCGTGGTATCAACTACATCAATGAACTGCAG ACTGATACGTCAATGGCATTGGAAGCTAAATTGATGAAAAGGTGGGAATTTGATAGTATTGAACAGTCTTGTAGCTGCATTTCTTCCTGGTATACAGGGACCTGCAATGAGATTAATCTGCTTCGGGAGTATTTAGAAAGTATCTCCAACAAAG GAGATGTGTTTTACGATGCTCGGGAAGATCCTTTTACCACTGCTGAAATGAGGGAAAATCTTCACAGTGCTGACGAATTCCATGAGGAAAAACATAATTGTAGTTATTCTAATTTTATCCCTATGCTTGAAAGAATGGAAGATTCAGGTTCACCCTACACACCACCTGTTTGTGGGCCATACAAGCGAAGAAAGATAATGAAATCAAGTGTGGGCAGTGACACTGATGAAGTTTCTGAGGAAGCATACAGCGAAATTGTGAGCTCACCAACAGTTTCTGAGTCCTCGTCTTGTTCGTCCAGTTGTGAAAGTGAGCATGCTAGTTTAGTTTTTGAGGCTAGCACTTACAAGGATGTGCTCATCTTATTCAGATTTGATGATCATGATCTCCCATTTAAGCTTAAGGAAATAATTATGGCTGACTTGAGGCTACTTACATTATTGGAGTATGGACTTCCTTCATGGGTCATTTTTCTCCAGTCCTACCCAGTATTTTGCAAAATATATCGTCCATGGATGTGTCCTCTAGCAAGGGCCTTATATGTCTTGATTTCTATAACCACTGTCCTCATAGGTTTCTATGACCTATATAAGAATGTTCCCATACTAAAGGCAACTGCATCAAGCTTATTTGGGCCATTCTTCGATTGGATAGAATCTTGGGAAATGATTTCAAGGATCAAGTACCTGGGGACTATACTATTTCTTCATAACTGTGAGAAAGCTTTCAAGTGGTTCCTGATGGTTGCACGTGCTACTAAGTCATTATTATCAGTTTTGACCAAGCCAATTGCGGGTCCAATTATGGAACTTTTTGAATTTGTCTTCCCCATCTGGAATGTATGTTTTGATACAGTAGAAAGCTTAAGTTTGATTGTTTGGAACATGTTATCCTCTTCATGCAGCATGATCATAACTATATTGGATATCATTATTTGGCCTTTCTGGTTCATCTTTTCTACTTTATGGAGTATAG CGGCATATGTTATATACCCATTAGTTTGGCTCCTCTGGGAAATTGTTATAGCCCCTGCCCGCTTAATTCTTGCAATAGCAAGTTATGTTGGGATACTTCTCACCAACATCTACTACGTACTAGAAGGAACCTGGTCATCTATAGGCGCTTTGTTTCAGCTTGCTTCTGTATCTGAAGCAACAGTAGTTACCTATGAAGTTCCAGTTTGGCGGTCACTTTGGAATGATATATTTTCCAAG GTATTTCGAGCAATTCGAAGCATTTTTTATGGTTTTGTTGCTTTCTTTACAACTTGCAACAGACACCGACTAAG CATCTACAACCACATGCTTGAGTTTCTCCATCGTTTTTCTCATTCCACCTCAAGACGTTCCAAATCCGACCAAGttaggaagaagggaagaaaccAAAGCCCT GATGCTTCATGGACTGTTTTAACTGGCAGATGCAGCTTGCAGACACCAGATAAACTTCGTCGAAGGCAGGCAAGGCGGCGAACACATGAAACATAG